The Sulfitobacter sp. SK011 genome has a window encoding:
- a CDS encoding peptidylprolyl isomerase gives MAEITDPENTILMELKGGTVTIQLLPDVAPKHVERMKELARAGKYDNVAFHRVIDGFMAQTGDVEHGNMENDFNLRMAGTGGSDLGNVPAEFSKIPHARGSIGAARSANPDSANSQFFINFKDNDFLNGQYTVYGQVISGMDLVDAITKGEPPAEPDRMISVKVAADA, from the coding sequence ATGGCCGAGATTACAGACCCCGAAAACACCATCCTGATGGAGCTGAAAGGCGGCACCGTCACAATCCAGCTGCTGCCCGATGTGGCCCCAAAACATGTGGAACGGATGAAAGAACTTGCCCGCGCAGGCAAATACGACAACGTGGCCTTTCACCGTGTGATTGATGGTTTCATGGCCCAGACCGGCGATGTGGAACATGGCAACATGGAAAACGATTTTAACCTGCGGATGGCCGGAACAGGTGGGTCGGACCTTGGCAACGTGCCGGCGGAATTTTCCAAGATCCCCCATGCCCGCGGGTCTATCGGTGCCGCGCGCTCTGCCAATCCTGACAGCGCCAACAGCCAGTTTTTCATCAACTTCAAGGACAACGATTTCCTGAACGGACAATACACCGTCTACGGTCAGGTGATTTCAGGCATGGACCTAGTCGATGCGATCACCAAGGGCGAGCCTCCGGCCGAACCTGATCGCATGATCAGCGTCAAGGTCGCAGCCGATGCGTGA